ACTCAACGGCTGCCGAGCAGCCTGCTGTTCTAGTGTGCTTCCTCAATGGCGCCAGCAAAATACATCATTGATAACAGGCAGAAGATAAAGGCCTGCACGCCGCCCGTAAAGAGCCCCAGAAACATGATGGGCAAAGGCGCCAGGTAGAGGCCGGCCAGAAACATGAGAATGGCCAGGACCAATTCCTCTCCGAAGATATTGCCGAAAAGACGAATGGAAAGGCTGAGCACGCGGGCAAGATGGCCGATGATTTCGATTATGAATATTAGCGGCGCGATAAAAAGGATGGGGCCGAGAAAATGTTTGATGTATTTGGCACCGTGGAATTTTA
This genomic window from Deltaproteobacteria bacterium contains:
- the atpB gene encoding F0F1 ATP synthase subunit A, translated to PRGGQNFFEVVVSGIEEFMVSVTGEEGRYLFPLIGTLAFFILISNYMGMVPGMFAPTSNLNTTLACAIIVVFYTHVIGIKFHGAKYIKHFLGPILFIAPLIFIIEIIGHLARVLSLSIRLFGNIFGEELVLAILMFLAGLYLAPLPIMFLGLFTGGVQAFIFCLLSMMYFAGAIEEAH